Proteins from one Natrinema salinisoli genomic window:
- a CDS encoding adenosylcobalamin-dependent ribonucleoside-diphosphate reductase: MSDAELSAADLTLPIKRTDGDTLEERLTDNAYHNILPARYLRKDANGELIEEQEDLFDRVSKNIALAEAVFESRKQDAEITVTPEQLKPDHPRRDELAEEVFGAGTTAEDDAEATLSIYNVNKFAYDTVVPELPDEIRDHVEDVADEFQDMMENLDFMPNSPTLMNAGDELQQLSACFVDSPEDDIDDIHQTAKEAAQVFQSGGGMGYAFWRLRPYGDAVGSTGGIASGPITFMRTYDQMCETIAQGGARRGAQMGVMRVSHPDVIQFLHAKNKDVSLAETLRLNDPDDFTHNSFQEALEESRELIDDEGRVPEHLRNAVEGHLSNFNISVGITDDFMEALKNGEEFTFTNPRTEEPHIATEETKELYDMFDLGEYVDVGEELSIPAEELWDDIVEGAHENGEPGVIYLERVNKQHSFDVEEHPDHRILATNPCGEQPLEEYEACNLGHINLSTLADLDAPDWRVWSDEHADEYDSQEAAVDAFLEEAIDFEEFDRRIEMGTRFLENVVTMSDFPVDKIEEKVREMRKIGLGIMGLAQLDIQLGMEYGSDASNEVARQLMTHINHNAKWTSHELAEERGSFDEWDKSKYANPTEYREWFEKQTGLNADDWEDGFPIRNHNVTTIAPTGTTSMVGNTTGGCEPIYNVAYYKNVSDDVQGDEMLVEFDDYFLRTLEANGIDVDAVKEEAQEQMATNQFNGVEGLSTVPDAIGELFVTTGALSAKDHAGVQVACQEGVDSAISKTVNAPNDSTLEDAKDVFEYIYEHGGKGVTYYRDGTRSKQVLTTRAKNTDFADETEAAQALVEQIDEIFGGLEQFLESDEVRDVLEEDVGGLLGDDGQPVHVDFTEKRERPDALQGVSQRIDTGYGKIYVTINEDPETGQPFELFANIGHSGGFTNSFTEALAKVISTSLRSGVDPEEIVDELCGTRSPKVAWDKGEQIQSIPDAIGTAMRRYLEDEIDKPYPKQQTLEESADAELDAEYDGPKTDGGAAAAQGGASADADADTTQDLIDAGESPECPDCGSMSLYFSEGCKTCESCGWSEC; this comes from the coding sequence ATGAGCGATGCCGAACTTTCCGCGGCGGATCTCACCCTTCCGATCAAGCGAACCGACGGGGATACCCTCGAGGAGCGTCTGACCGACAACGCCTATCACAACATTCTCCCGGCGCGGTATCTCCGGAAGGACGCCAACGGCGAGCTGATCGAGGAGCAGGAGGACCTCTTCGATCGCGTCAGCAAGAACATCGCGCTCGCGGAAGCCGTCTTCGAGTCCCGCAAACAGGACGCGGAGATCACGGTCACGCCCGAGCAGCTCAAGCCCGACCATCCGCGGCGAGACGAGCTCGCCGAAGAGGTGTTTGGAGCAGGTACGACCGCGGAAGACGACGCCGAGGCTACGCTGTCTATCTACAACGTCAACAAATTCGCCTACGATACCGTCGTCCCCGAGCTCCCCGACGAGATCCGCGACCACGTCGAGGACGTCGCCGACGAGTTCCAGGACATGATGGAGAACCTGGACTTCATGCCGAACTCGCCGACCCTGATGAACGCCGGCGACGAGCTCCAGCAGCTCTCGGCGTGTTTCGTCGACTCCCCCGAGGACGACATCGACGACATCCACCAGACCGCCAAGGAGGCCGCGCAGGTCTTCCAGAGCGGCGGCGGCATGGGCTATGCCTTCTGGCGCCTGCGCCCCTACGGCGACGCGGTCGGCTCGACCGGCGGCATCGCGTCGGGACCGATCACGTTCATGCGCACGTACGACCAGATGTGTGAGACGATCGCTCAGGGCGGCGCTCGCCGCGGCGCGCAGATGGGCGTCATGCGCGTCTCCCACCCCGACGTCATCCAGTTCCTTCACGCCAAAAACAAGGACGTCTCGCTTGCCGAGACGCTGCGCCTGAACGACCCCGACGACTTCACGCACAACTCCTTCCAGGAGGCCCTCGAGGAGTCCCGCGAACTCATCGACGACGAGGGCCGGGTCCCCGAACACCTCCGGAACGCCGTCGAGGGCCACCTCTCTAACTTCAACATCTCCGTGGGCATCACCGACGACTTCATGGAGGCCCTGAAGAACGGCGAGGAGTTCACCTTCACGAACCCGCGCACGGAAGAGCCCCACATCGCCACCGAGGAAACCAAGGAACTGTACGACATGTTCGACCTCGGCGAGTACGTCGACGTCGGCGAGGAGCTGTCGATCCCCGCAGAAGAACTCTGGGACGACATCGTCGAGGGCGCCCACGAGAACGGCGAACCCGGCGTCATCTACCTCGAGCGCGTCAACAAGCAACACTCCTTCGACGTCGAGGAACACCCCGACCACCGCATTCTCGCGACGAACCCCTGCGGAGAACAGCCGCTCGAGGAGTACGAGGCCTGTAACCTCGGGCACATCAACCTCTCGACGCTCGCGGATCTGGACGCTCCCGACTGGCGCGTCTGGAGCGACGAGCACGCCGACGAGTACGATTCCCAGGAAGCGGCCGTCGACGCCTTCCTCGAGGAGGCGATCGACTTCGAGGAGTTCGACCGCCGCATCGAGATGGGGACGCGGTTCCTCGAGAACGTCGTCACGATGTCGGACTTCCCGGTCGACAAGATCGAAGAAAAGGTCCGGGAGATGCGCAAGATCGGCTTGGGCATCATGGGGCTGGCGCAGCTGGACATCCAGCTGGGCATGGAGTACGGTAGCGATGCCTCCAACGAGGTCGCGCGCCAGCTGATGACCCACATCAACCATAACGCGAAGTGGACGTCCCACGAACTCGCCGAGGAACGCGGGAGCTTCGACGAGTGGGACAAGTCCAAGTACGCGAACCCGACCGAGTACCGGGAGTGGTTCGAAAAACAGACCGGTCTGAACGCCGACGACTGGGAAGACGGCTTCCCCATCCGCAACCACAACGTGACGACCATCGCACCGACCGGCACGACCTCGATGGTCGGCAACACGACCGGCGGCTGCGAACCGATCTACAACGTCGCCTACTACAAGAACGTCTCCGACGACGTCCAGGGCGACGAGATGCTCGTCGAGTTCGACGACTACTTCCTGCGCACGCTCGAGGCCAACGGCATCGACGTCGACGCGGTCAAGGAGGAGGCCCAAGAGCAGATGGCGACCAACCAGTTCAACGGCGTCGAGGGTCTCTCGACCGTGCCCGACGCCATCGGCGAGCTGTTCGTCACGACCGGCGCGCTCTCGGCGAAGGACCACGCCGGCGTGCAGGTCGCCTGTCAGGAGGGCGTCGACTCCGCGATCTCGAAGACGGTCAACGCGCCCAACGACTCCACGCTCGAGGACGCCAAGGACGTCTTCGAGTACATCTACGAGCACGGCGGCAAGGGCGTCACCTACTACCGCGACGGCACCCGAAGCAAGCAGGTGCTGACGACCCGCGCGAAGAACACCGACTTCGCCGACGAGACCGAAGCCGCACAGGCGCTCGTCGAACAGATCGACGAGATCTTCGGCGGTCTCGAGCAGTTCCTCGAGAGCGACGAAGTCCGAGACGTCCTCGAGGAGGACGTCGGCGGACTGCTCGGTGACGACGGCCAGCCCGTTCACGTGGACTTCACCGAGAAGCGCGAGCGACCCGACGCCCTGCAGGGCGTCAGCCAGCGCATCGACACCGGCTACGGGAAGATCTACGTGACGATCAACGAGGATCCCGAAACCGGTCAGCCGTTCGAGCTGTTCGCGAACATCGGCCACTCCGGCGGCTTCACGAACTCCTTTACCGAGGCGCTCGCCAAGGTCATCTCGACCTCGCTGCGCTCGGGCGTCGATCCCGAGGAGATCGTCGACGAACTCTGTGGCACCCGCTCGCCGAAGGTCGCCTGGGACAAGGGCGAACAGATCCAGTCCATCCCGGACGCCATCGGCACCGCGATGCGCCGGTATCTCGAGGACGAGATCGACAAGCCGTACCCGAAACAGCAGACGCTCGAGGAGTCGGCCGATGCGGAGCTCGACGCCGAGTACGACGGTCCCAAGACCGACGGCGGCGCGGCCGCCGCACAGGGCGGTGCGTCCGCGGACGCCGACGCCGACACGACCCAGGACCTCATCGACGCCGGCGAGTCGCCGGAGTGTCCCGACTGCGGCTCGATGTCGCTGTACTTCTCCGAAGGCTGCAAGACGTGCGAATCCTGTGGCTGGAGCGAGTGCTGA
- the trpG gene encoding anthranilate synthase component II, with translation MSATATDDGGRADGDADPVTVLFVDNYDSFTYNLVEYVSQQDGTETEVLKNTASLEDVRAVDPDAIVISPGPGHPKNDRDVGVTMDVLRDLSPEIPTLGVCLGLEAAVYEYGGTVGRAPEPIHGKASAVDHDGEGVFDGLEQGFRAGRYHSLIATDVPDCFEVSATADHGSETLVMGVRHREYPLECVQFHPESVLTAMGHDVIENFLSSV, from the coding sequence ATGAGCGCGACGGCGACCGACGACGGCGGTCGAGCCGACGGTGACGCGGATCCCGTTACAGTCCTGTTCGTCGACAACTACGACTCTTTCACGTACAACCTCGTCGAGTACGTCAGCCAGCAGGACGGCACCGAGACCGAGGTCCTGAAGAACACCGCCTCGCTCGAGGACGTCCGCGCCGTCGATCCCGACGCGATCGTCATCAGCCCCGGCCCCGGTCATCCGAAGAACGACCGCGACGTCGGCGTCACGATGGACGTGCTTCGCGATCTTTCCCCCGAGATACCGACGCTCGGGGTCTGTCTCGGACTCGAGGCTGCCGTCTACGAATACGGCGGCACCGTCGGCCGCGCGCCGGAGCCGATCCACGGGAAGGCCTCCGCGGTCGACCACGACGGCGAGGGCGTTTTCGACGGCCTCGAGCAAGGTTTCCGAGCCGGTCGATATCATTCACTGATCGCGACGGACGTTCCCGATTGTTTCGAGGTTTCGGCGACCGCAGATCACGGAAGTGAAACGCTCGTCATGGGCGTCCGCCACCGCGAGTACCCCCTCGAATGCGTCCAGTTCCATCCCGAGAGCGTGCTCACGGCGATGGGTCACGACGTGATCGAGAACTTCCTCTCGAGCGTCTAG
- the trpE gene encoding anthranilate synthase component I produces the protein MHDTESVASEPPTFDIDRETFREYAGSSEDRQERPAVVHTVATLECETTPLAAYTALTGRSSAIDRERSPYAFLLESAEKTASSDPDGAFRPSGADAERHARYSYVGYDPEAVVTVESGTATVEALSDDAPLDAIRTDAAGDTVDALRAAMPDVRLENAPDHDRQHLEGGLVGFLAYDAVYDLWLEEVGLERPESRFPDAQFLLTTKTLAFDERDGTVSLVFTPVLEADDDPDDVYDALRTEAAEVAATLREAERPETGGFVRDDEVAGPKDEYEESVRRAKEHVLDGDIYQGVISRTRELYGDVDPIGFYEAMREVNPSPYMYLLDHDDLTVVGASPETLVSVRGREVMSNPIAGTCDRGSSPVEDRRLAGEMLADGKERAEHTMLVDLARNDVRRVSEPGSVRVDEFMNVLKYSHVQHIESTVTGTLAADSDGFDATRASFPAGTLSGAPKIRAMEIIDDLESEPRGLYGGGVGYYSWSGDADFAIVIRTATVEDEGERDRITVQAGAGLVADSDPAAEYEETEQKMGGVLAALEEIELPGDESAPDDEPDATAEVSR, from the coding sequence ATGCACGACACCGAATCCGTCGCATCCGAACCGCCGACGTTCGACATCGATCGGGAGACGTTTCGCGAGTACGCAGGGTCGAGCGAGGATCGTCAGGAGCGACCGGCCGTCGTCCACACCGTCGCGACGCTCGAGTGCGAGACGACGCCGCTCGCCGCTTACACTGCGCTCACCGGTCGATCATCGGCGATCGATCGCGAGCGCTCGCCGTACGCGTTCCTGCTCGAGAGCGCGGAGAAAACCGCCTCGAGCGACCCCGACGGTGCGTTTCGCCCGAGTGGGGCAGACGCCGAACGCCACGCACGATACTCCTACGTCGGCTACGACCCCGAAGCCGTCGTGACGGTCGAGTCCGGCACGGCGACCGTCGAGGCGCTGTCCGACGACGCGCCGCTGGACGCGATTCGGACGGATGCGGCGGGCGATACCGTCGACGCGCTCCGGGCGGCGATGCCCGACGTCCGTCTCGAGAACGCCCCCGATCACGACCGCCAGCACCTCGAGGGCGGTCTGGTCGGCTTCCTCGCGTACGACGCCGTCTACGACCTCTGGCTCGAGGAGGTGGGTCTCGAGCGACCCGAGTCGCGGTTCCCGGACGCGCAGTTCCTGCTGACGACGAAGACGCTGGCGTTCGACGAGCGGGACGGGACGGTGTCGCTGGTCTTCACGCCCGTGCTCGAGGCCGACGACGATCCCGACGACGTCTACGATGCGCTTCGGACGGAAGCCGCAGAGGTCGCGGCGACGCTGCGTGAGGCCGAACGGCCCGAAACGGGTGGATTCGTTCGCGATGACGAGGTTGCAGGTCCCAAAGACGAGTACGAAGAGAGCGTTCGACGGGCGAAAGAACACGTTCTCGACGGCGACATTTACCAGGGCGTCATCTCCCGGACGCGAGAGCTGTACGGGGATGTCGACCCCATCGGCTTCTACGAGGCGATGCGCGAGGTCAACCCGTCGCCGTACATGTACCTGCTCGACCACGACGACCTGACCGTCGTCGGGGCCAGCCCCGAGACGCTCGTCTCGGTGCGCGGCCGCGAGGTCATGTCCAATCCGATCGCCGGCACCTGCGACCGTGGCTCGTCCCCCGTCGAGGACCGCCGCCTCGCAGGCGAGATGCTGGCCGATGGGAAAGAACGGGCCGAGCACACGATGCTGGTCGACCTCGCGCGGAACGACGTTCGCCGGGTTTCCGAGCCCGGCTCGGTCCGCGTCGACGAGTTCATGAACGTGCTGAAGTACAGCCACGTCCAGCACATCGAGTCGACGGTGACCGGAACGCTGGCCGCCGACTCGGACGGCTTCGACGCGACGCGAGCCTCGTTCCCCGCCGGAACCCTCTCGGGCGCGCCGAAGATCCGGGCGATGGAGATCATCGACGACCTCGAGTCCGAACCCCGCGGTCTCTACGGCGGCGGCGTCGGCTACTACTCCTGGTCGGGCGACGCGGACTTCGCGATCGTGATTCGGACGGCAACGGTAGAGGACGAGGGAGAACGTGATCGGATCACGGTTCAGGCCGGCGCGGGGCTAGTGGCCGACAGCGACCCCGCCGCAGAGTACGAGGAGACCGAACAGAAGATGGGTGGCGTCCTCGCGGCGCTCGAGGAAATCGAGCTTCCGGGCGACGAATCGGCACCGGACGACGAACCCGATGCGACGGCGGAGGTGAGCCGATGA
- a CDS encoding phosphoribosylanthranilate isomerase yields the protein MTRVKVCGLTNESDLEAAVDAGADAVGIICDVSVDTPREVSIERAATLAAATPPFVTSVLVTMPASPEEAIELIEAVEPDAIQIHGGIRPGDLAYLRAKLDVEVLLAVDADDPSVAETYDDVVDALLVDTPGEDGGGGTGETHDWDLTRTATADLESPLILAGGLTPENVGDAVRTVEPFAVDVASGVEERGGVKDVDAVRSFVDRAKNARRPAES from the coding sequence ATGACGCGCGTCAAGGTCTGTGGCCTGACGAACGAATCCGACCTCGAGGCCGCCGTCGACGCGGGGGCTGACGCGGTCGGCATCATCTGTGACGTGTCGGTCGACACGCCGCGAGAGGTGTCGATCGAGCGGGCCGCGACCCTCGCGGCGGCCACGCCGCCGTTCGTGACGAGCGTGCTCGTGACGATGCCCGCGAGTCCCGAGGAAGCCATCGAACTGATCGAGGCCGTGGAGCCGGACGCGATCCAGATCCACGGCGGCATCCGACCCGGCGATCTGGCGTACCTGCGCGCGAAGCTCGACGTGGAAGTGCTGCTGGCAGTCGACGCAGATGACCCCTCGGTCGCCGAAACCTACGACGACGTCGTCGACGCGCTCCTCGTCGACACACCGGGCGAGGACGGCGGCGGCGGAACCGGCGAAACGCACGACTGGGACCTGACGAGAACGGCCACCGCGGATCTCGAGTCGCCGCTGATCCTCGCGGGCGGGCTCACGCCCGAGAACGTCGGCGATGCGGTCCGCACCGTCGAACCGTTCGCCGTCGACGTGGCGAGCGGCGTCGAGGAACGCGGCGGCGTCAAGGACGTCGACGCGGTCCGATCGTTCGTCGATCGGGCGAAGAACGCCCGCCGACCGGCGGAATCGTAA
- the trpD gene encoding anthranilate phosphoribosyltransferase produces MQEYIKRVTDGSDLTQSDARAASTAVFEGATEAQIGALLAALRAKGETEAEIAGFAEGMRDAARTISPDREPLVDTCGTGGDDYDTINVSTTSAIVAAGAGVPIAKHGNYSVSSSSGSADVLEEVGVNVEAEPPAVEEAIEDDGIGFMLAPVFHPAMKAVIGPRKELEMRTIFNVLGPLTNPAGADAQVVGVYDPDLVPVLADALSRMDVDRALVVHGAGTDEIAIHGETVVAEVDGDSVEEYTLEPADLGLTERDIEDISGGSPEENAADMRGIVDGDVTGAKRDVILANAGAAIYVAGEAESLEAGADVAREAIDSGEAARKLGQLCATTARPEGR; encoded by the coding sequence ATGCAGGAGTATATCAAACGAGTCACGGACGGGTCGGATCTCACGCAATCGGACGCTCGAGCGGCCTCGACGGCCGTCTTCGAGGGTGCGACGGAGGCACAGATCGGCGCACTGCTGGCGGCACTGCGTGCGAAAGGGGAGACGGAGGCCGAGATCGCGGGCTTCGCCGAAGGAATGCGCGACGCGGCCAGGACGATTTCGCCCGATCGGGAGCCGCTGGTCGACACCTGCGGCACGGGCGGGGACGACTACGACACGATCAACGTCTCGACGACGAGCGCCATCGTCGCCGCCGGAGCCGGCGTCCCGATCGCCAAGCACGGCAACTATTCGGTTTCGTCGTCGTCGGGCAGCGCGGACGTGCTCGAGGAAGTCGGCGTGAACGTCGAGGCCGAACCGCCGGCCGTCGAGGAAGCCATCGAGGACGACGGTATCGGCTTCATGCTCGCGCCGGTGTTCCACCCGGCGATGAAGGCCGTCATCGGGCCGCGGAAGGAACTCGAGATGCGGACGATCTTCAACGTGCTCGGACCGCTGACGAACCCCGCCGGAGCGGACGCGCAGGTCGTCGGCGTCTACGATCCCGACCTCGTGCCCGTGCTCGCGGACGCGCTGTCCCGGATGGACGTCGATCGCGCGCTGGTCGTCCACGGCGCGGGGACCGACGAGATCGCCATCCATGGGGAAACGGTCGTTGCCGAAGTCGACGGCGACTCGGTCGAGGAGTACACCCTCGAACCGGCCGATCTCGGCCTCACGGAACGCGACATCGAGGACATTTCCGGCGGCTCGCCCGAGGAGAACGCGGCCGACATGCGCGGTATCGTCGATGGCGACGTGACCGGTGCGAAGCGAGACGTCATCCTCGCGAACGCCGGCGCGGCGATCTACGTCGCTGGCGAGGCCGAGTCGCTCGAGGCGGGAGCCGACGTCGCGCGCGAAGCGATCGACTCCGGCGAGGCGGCGCGGAAACTCGGGCAGCTCTGCGCCACGACGGCCCGGCCGGAGGGACGATGA